A single region of the Sorghum bicolor cultivar BTx623 chromosome 7, Sorghum_bicolor_NCBIv3, whole genome shotgun sequence genome encodes:
- the LOC8085012 gene encoding putative aconitate hydratase, cytoplasmic has product MYKAANARLLLRSLSSNSAASASVPVNNPRLAAASSSSSAARLALSLPCGAWVGRSSGLVRAAGWSGTRPRFAGARAQIGAAAVPAVERFQRRMATQATEHAFKDILTSLPKPGGGEYGKFYSLPALNDPRIDKLPYSIRILLESAIRNCDNFQVTKNDVEKIIDWENTSPKLAEIPFKPARVLLQDFTGVPAVVDLAAMRDAMAKLGSDANKINPLVPVDLVIDHSVQVDVARSQNAVQANMELEFSRNKERFGFLKWGSSAFQNMLVVPPGSGIVHQVNLEYLGRVVFNTDGILYPDSVVGTDSHTTMIDGLGVAGWGVGGIEAEATMLGQPMSMVLPGVVGFKLTGKLRSGVTATDLVLTVTQMLRKHGVVGKFVEFYGEGMGKLSLADRATIANMSPEYGATMGFFPVDHVTLDYLKLTGRSDETVSMIEAYLRANKMFVDYNEPPTERIYSSYLELDLDEVEPSMSGPKRPHDRVPLKEMKSDWHACLDNKVGFKGFAVPKEQQDKVVKFDFHGQPAEMKHGSVVIAAITSCTNTSNPSVMLGAGLVAKKACELGLEVKPWVKTSLAPGSGVVTKYLLQSGLQEYLNQQGFHIVGYGCTTCIGNSGDLDESVSAAITENDVVAAAVLSGNRNFEGRVHPLTRANYLASPPLVVAYALAGTVDIDFEKEPIGLGKDGKEVYFRDIWPSTEEIAQVVQSSVLPDMFKGTYEAITKGNPMWNQLTVPEASLYSWDSKSTYIHEPPYFKDMTMSPPGPSAVKDAYCLLNFGDSITTDHISPAGSIHKDSPAAKYLMERGVDRKDFNSYGSRRGNDEIMARGTFANIRIVNKFLNGEVGPKTIHVPTGEKLYVFDAAMRYKSEGHATIILAGAEYGSGSSRDWAAKGPMLLGVKAVIAKSFERIHRSNLVGMGIIPLCFKAGEDADSLGLTGHERYSIDLPANLSEIRPGQDVTVITDNGKSFTCTLRFDTEVELAYFNHGGILPYVIRNLAGAQN; this is encoded by the exons atgTATAAAGCCGCCAACGCCCGCCTCCTCCTCAGATCCCTCTCCTCCAACTCAGCTGCGTCAGCCTCCGTGCCCGTCAACAACCCGCGCCTCGCCGccgcatcctcctcctcctccgccgcccgcCTCGCGCTCTCGCTGCCGTGCGGCGCGTGGGTCGGCCGCAGCAGCGGGCTCGTCCGCGCCGCCGGTTGGTCCGGGACCCGACCGCGCTTTGCCGGCGCCAGGGCGCAgatcggcgccgccgccgtgcccGCCGTCGAGCGGTTCCAGCGCAGGATGGCAACCCAAG CTACTGAGCATGCCTTCAAGGATATTCTGACCAGCCTCCCTAAGCCTGGAGGTGGTGAATATGGAAAGTTCTACAGTCTTCCTGCACTAAATGATCCAAGGATTG ATAAGCTGCCCTACTCCATCCGTATTCTTCTTGAGTCAGCTATCCGTAACTGTGATAACTTCCAAGTTACCAAGAATGATGTTGAGAAAATAATTGACTGGGAAAACACATCTCCAAAGCTGGCTGAGATACCATTCAAGCCAGCACGAGTTCTTCTTCAG GACTTCACTGGAGTTCCAGCAGTCGTTGATCTTGCAGCTATGCGTGATGCGATGGCCAAGTTGGGAAGTGATGCCAACAAGATCAACCCATTG GTCCCGGTGGATCTTGTTATTGATCACTCAGTGCAGGTGGATGTAGCAAGGTCGCAGAACGCCGTACAAGCAAACATGGAACTCGAATTTAGTCGCAACAAGGAAAGATTTGGTTTCCTTAAATGGGGTTCTAGTGCTTTCCAAAATATGCTGGTTGTCCCCCCTGGTTCTGGTATTGTTCACCAG GTCAATCTTGAGTATCTTGGCAGAGTTGTTTTCAACACAGATGGCATTCTCTATCCTGACAGCGTAGTTGGTACTGACTCTCACACCACTATGATTGATGGTTTGGGTGTTGCTGGCTGGGGGGTCGGTGGTATAGAAGCTGAGGCTACAATGCTTGGTCAG CCAATGAGCATGGTTTTGCCTGGTGTCGTTGGCTTCAAATTAACTGGGAAGTTACGGAGTGGTGTCACGGCCACTGATCTTGTTCTTACAGTGACACAAATGCTAAGGAAACATGGTGTTGTCGGCAAATTTGTTGAATTCTACG GTGAAGGTATGGGTAAGCTGTCTTTAGCTGACAGGGCCACAATTGCGAACATGTCACCGGAATATGGAGCTACCATGGGCTTCTTTCCTGTGGACCATGTGACATTGGATTACCTTAAACTGACAGGCCGGAGTGATGAAACA GTGTCAATGATTGAAGCATATCTGAGAGCCAACAAAATGTTTGTGGACTACAATGAG CCTCCAACAGAGAGAATATACTCATCTTATCTTGAGCTGGACCTTGATGAGGTGGAGCCTAGCATGTCTGGACCAAAGAG GCCTCATGATCGTGTCCCTTTGAAGGAAATGAAATCAGATTGGCATGCTTGCCTGGACAACAAAGTTGGGTTCAAG GGTTTTGCAGTGCCAAAGGAGCAGCAGGATAAGGTTGTCAAATTTGACTTTCACGGGCAGCCGGCAGAAATGAAGCATGGTAGTGTTGTTATAGCAGCAATAACTAGCTGCACAAACACCTCAAATCCTAGTGTTATGCTTGGTGCTGGTCTTGTAGCTAAGAAAGCCTGCGAGTTGGGTCTTGAG GTTAAACCATGGGTGAAGACAAGCCTTGCCCCTGGATCAGGAGTTGTCACGAAGTACTTGCTTCAGAG TGGCCTTCAAGAATACTTGAACCAGCAAGGATTTCATATTGTTGGCTATGGCTGTACCACTTGCATTGGAAACTCTGGTGATCTCGATGAATCTGTATCAGCTGCCATTACAGAAAATG atgttgttgctgctgctgttttgTCGGGTAACCGTAACTTTGAGGGTCGTGTGCACCCTTTAACTCGGGCTAACTATCTTGCTTCGCCACCTCTTGTTGTTGCTTATGCACTTGCTGGAACT GTTGATATTGATTTTGAGAAAGAGCCCATTGGACTTGGAAAGGATGGCAAGGAAGTCTACTTCAGGGATATATGGCCCTCGACGGAAGAAATTGCACAG GTTGTCCAATCCAGTGTGCTGCCTGACATGTTCAAGGGCACCTATGAGGCTATCACAAAAGGCAACCCAATGTGGAACCAGTTAACTGTCCCAGAAGCGTCACTGTATTCATGGGATTCCAAATCCACTTACATTCATGAACCCCCGTACTTTAAGGACATGACCATGTCCCCACCCGGTCCCTCTGCAGTGAAAGATGCATACTGCTTGCTGAACTTCGGGGACAGCATTACTACAGATCACATTTCACCTGCAGGAAGCATACACAAAGACAGTCCTGCTGCCAAGTATTTGATGGAGCGTGGTGTGGACCGGAAGGACTTCAACTCTTATGGTAGCCGTCGTGGTAATGATGAAATAATGGCGAGGGGAACATTTGCAAACATTAGGATCGTGAACAAGTTTTTGAATGGAGAAGTTGGACCCAAGACCATTCATGTCCCTACTGGGGAGAAGCTTTACGTTTTTGATGCGGCCATG AGATACAAATCTGAGGGCCATGCTACTATAATTCTCGCTGGCGCTGAGTATGGAAGCGGCAGTTCTCGTGATTGGGCTGCCAAGGGTCCGATGCTCCTG GGAGTTAAAGCTGTGATTGCCAAGAGCTTCGAGCGTATCCACAGAAGCAACTTGGTGGGGATGGGAATCATTCCTCTCTGCTTCAAAGCTGGTGAGGATGCTGATTCGCTTGGCCTCACTGGACATGAGCGGTACAGCATCGATCTCCCTGccaacctcagtgagatccgTCCCGGCCAGGATGTGACTGTTATTACCGACAATGGGAAATCTTTCACTTGCACCCTTCGCTTTGACACTGAG GTGGAGCTGGCGTACTTCAACCATGGAGGCATCCTCCCCTATGTCATCCGCAACTTGGCTGGTGCGCAGAACTAA